In Halorientalis sp. LT38, a genomic segment contains:
- a CDS encoding MBL fold metallo-hydrolase yields MEPDDFPTPDVEVDEIEPDELKQQIDDGESVTILDARMEGDFEEWHIDGDAVEIANVPYFHFLDDDVDDDLLEQVPEGDPLVVLCAKGGASEYVAGRLAEAGRDVVHLDDGMNGWARIYEREDVSRYDGPGDLYQYQRPSSGCLGYLLVSDGEAAVVDPLRAFTDRYLDDAAALDAELTYAFDTHIHADHISGVRALDERGVTGVIPEAARQRVVTYIDDLETASDGDTYEVGAATVETVHTPGHTSGMTSYLLGGSLLATGDGLFVESVARPDLEEGDEGAPDAARQLYETLQTRVLTLDDDVLVGGAHFSDAAEPAADGTYTAPIGELEDDMEALTMAEDEFVDLILSDMPPRPANYEDIIATNLGQQTADDEEAFELELGPNNCAASQDALTGD; encoded by the coding sequence ATGGAACCAGACGACTTCCCGACACCGGACGTCGAGGTCGACGAGATCGAGCCGGACGAGTTGAAGCAGCAGATCGACGACGGCGAGTCAGTGACGATCCTCGACGCGAGAATGGAGGGCGACTTCGAGGAGTGGCACATCGACGGTGACGCCGTCGAGATCGCGAACGTGCCCTACTTCCACTTCCTGGACGACGACGTCGACGACGACCTGCTGGAGCAGGTTCCCGAGGGCGACCCGCTGGTCGTTCTCTGTGCGAAGGGTGGTGCCAGCGAGTACGTCGCCGGCCGACTGGCCGAAGCTGGTCGGGACGTCGTCCACCTCGACGACGGGATGAACGGCTGGGCGCGAATCTACGAGCGCGAAGACGTCTCGCGCTACGACGGGCCCGGCGACCTCTACCAGTACCAGCGACCGTCCAGCGGCTGCCTCGGCTACCTGCTCGTCTCCGACGGCGAAGCGGCCGTCGTCGACCCGCTACGCGCGTTCACGGACCGGTACCTCGACGACGCGGCCGCGCTCGACGCCGAGTTGACGTACGCCTTCGACACGCACATCCACGCCGACCACATCAGCGGCGTCCGCGCGCTCGACGAGCGCGGCGTCACCGGCGTGATCCCCGAGGCGGCACGTCAGCGCGTCGTCACCTATATCGACGACCTCGAGACCGCCTCGGACGGCGACACCTACGAGGTGGGTGCGGCCACGGTCGAGACGGTCCACACCCCCGGCCACACCAGCGGGATGACCTCGTATCTGCTCGGCGGGAGCCTGCTGGCGACTGGAGACGGGCTCTTCGTCGAGAGCGTCGCCCGGCCGGACCTCGAAGAGGGTGACGAGGGCGCGCCCGACGCCGCCCGCCAGCTCTACGAGACGCTCCAGACGAGAGTCCTGACGCTCGACGACGACGTCCTCGTCGGCGGCGCGCACTTCAGCGACGCCGCCGAACCCGCCGCGGACGGGACCTACACCGCGCCCATCGGCGAACTCGAGGACGACATGGAGGCGCTGACGATGGCGGAAGACGAGTTCGTCGACCTGATCCTCTCGGACATGCCGCCGCGGCCGGCCAACTACGAGGACATCATCGCGACGAACCTCGGCCAGCAGACGGCCGACGACGAGGAGGCCTTCGAACTCGAACTCGGCCCGAACAACTGCGCCGCCAGTCAGGACGCCCTGACCGGTGACTGA
- a CDS encoding DUF2270 domain-containing protein produces the protein MSDGDEPPTDEADDEPSDSAAAPDGAHPPDARVGEGLLDRDMGPSSAMAHLYRGEIHRMTLWRERLDKTTNWAVLLIAAVLTWAFSSEANPHYVILVGHAAVVLFLVIEARRYRAYDVWRSRVRYLQEHVWAIGLDPETDLEDAQWREKLADDYRTPTVKISTEEAIAHRLRRVYFPLFTVLNGAWLLRVTAFANTPWPQSAAVGTIPGTVVSGIVAVLYIVALVICCRPRTWHTRGELLDEDLRQNGD, from the coding sequence ATGAGCGACGGTGACGAGCCGCCGACGGACGAGGCGGACGACGAGCCGTCGGATAGCGCGGCGGCACCGGACGGTGCACACCCGCCCGACGCCCGAGTCGGCGAGGGCTTGCTCGACCGCGACATGGGCCCGAGTTCGGCCATGGCGCACCTCTACCGCGGTGAGATCCACCGGATGACGCTGTGGCGCGAGCGTCTGGACAAGACCACCAACTGGGCGGTCCTGTTGATCGCGGCCGTGCTGACGTGGGCGTTCTCCAGCGAGGCCAACCCACACTACGTGATCCTCGTCGGTCACGCCGCTGTCGTGCTCTTCCTGGTGATCGAGGCGCGACGGTACCGGGCGTACGACGTGTGGCGCTCGCGCGTGCGCTACCTGCAGGAACACGTCTGGGCAATCGGTCTCGACCCCGAGACCGATCTCGAAGACGCCCAGTGGCGCGAGAAGTTGGCCGACGACTACCGCACCCCCACGGTGAAAATCTCGACCGAAGAGGCCATCGCCCACCGTCTCCGGCGGGTCTACTTCCCGCTTTTCACCGTGCTCAACGGCGCGTGGCTGCTCCGGGTGACGGCTTTCGCGAACACACCCTGGCCCCAGAGCGCGGCCGTCGGGACGATTCCGGGAACCGTCGTCTCCGGGATCGTGGCGGTGCTGTACATCGTCGCGCTCGTGATCTGCTGTCGCCCGCGGACCTGGCACACCCGGGGCGAACTCCTCGACGAGGACCTCAGGCAGAACGGGGACTGA
- a CDS encoding universal stress protein yields the protein MRAVYATDLSAAIEAAMGTETCLECLERYGIGTFDLVTVTSPNVTAGMPGSDVSRRTRAALDRQRGLLEAEGFEVQTHVVRGTPHRRINGLAERVDADLVIVGSRGQSPLERRLIGSTAKNVARSTVRPLLVQRIVEREDDHEVANEHLFERVLYATDFSENAERAFDQFDRLQTATKEAMLVHVTPPARRAESDAVSDAGERLAALADDLQNRGIETQTQVREGVATEEILAAEAEFEPTTILLGTRGRSPMRRLLLGSVSEDVTARANANVLLVPPRAVR from the coding sequence ATGCGCGCAGTGTACGCGACCGACCTGTCGGCGGCGATCGAGGCGGCGATGGGCACCGAGACCTGTCTCGAGTGTCTCGAACGATACGGGATCGGCACTTTTGATCTCGTCACCGTCACGAGCCCGAACGTCACGGCGGGAATGCCGGGAAGCGACGTGAGTCGGCGGACGCGCGCCGCGCTCGATCGGCAGCGTGGCCTCCTCGAGGCAGAGGGATTCGAAGTCCAGACCCACGTCGTACGGGGGACGCCACACCGGCGAATCAACGGACTGGCCGAGCGGGTGGACGCCGATCTGGTGATCGTCGGCTCGCGGGGACAGAGCCCGCTCGAACGGCGATTGATCGGCAGCACGGCGAAAAACGTGGCGCGGTCGACCGTCCGCCCGTTGCTCGTCCAGCGGATCGTCGAGCGCGAGGACGACCACGAGGTCGCCAACGAACACCTCTTCGAGCGTGTGCTCTACGCGACGGACTTCTCGGAGAACGCCGAACGCGCCTTCGACCAGTTCGACAGGCTCCAGACCGCCACGAAGGAGGCCATGCTGGTCCACGTCACCCCACCGGCCCGTCGTGCCGAGAGCGACGCCGTCAGCGACGCTGGGGAACGGCTGGCTGCACTCGCCGACGACCTGCAGAACAGGGGGATCGAAACACAGACCCAGGTCAGGGAGGGCGTCGCGACCGAGGAGATCCTGGCTGCAGAAGCCGAGTTCGAACCGACGACGATACTGCTCGGGACGCGGGGCCGCAGCCCGATGCGGCGCCTCCTGCTGGGTAGCGTCTCGGAAGACGTCACCGCGCGGGCGAACGCGAACGTGCTCCTCGTGCCGCCGAGGGCCGTCCGCTGA
- a CDS encoding helix-turn-helix domain-containing protein — translation MSQSPSAIATGKFGDETATDATAVDRAAEIQHVLDALDDTDCRAILDAASEDARSANELSDACDLPLSTTYRKLELLTDAGLLEERTRLSATGKHSSEYVRAVDDVVVSLGSDGGSGLEVTCLARSPGDR, via the coding sequence ATGAGCCAATCACCGTCCGCAATTGCGACCGGGAAGTTCGGCGACGAGACCGCGACAGACGCGACGGCCGTCGACCGCGCGGCCGAGATCCAGCACGTCCTCGACGCCCTCGACGACACCGACTGCCGCGCCATCCTCGACGCGGCCAGCGAGGACGCGCGCTCGGCGAACGAACTGTCCGACGCCTGTGACCTCCCGCTCTCGACGACCTACCGGAAACTCGAACTGCTGACCGACGCCGGACTGCTCGAAGAGCGAACGCGGCTCTCCGCGACCGGCAAGCACAGCAGCGAGTACGTCCGGGCCGTCGACGACGTGGTCGTGTCGCTCGGCAGCGACGGCGGGTCGGGGCTAGAAGTCACCTGCCTGGCCCGGTCCCCCGGCGACCGCTGA
- a CDS encoding helix-turn-helix domain-containing protein — MSSGIRATVTFSTPDICPIVEHATAAGATVDSVVTSVRPSADARSATEFAIDEAVETETDLTPVFSHGSTQRYRLTHEDGVSCPCECLGQFGCPVTRYVAREGRLTVVFHAADYDELQTVVAELRDRFPDVDIKRFVRAPAGESDQDTVLVDRSKLTERQLQVLERAHEMGYFEHPRRANATEIAAELDIDPSTLREHLSAAETKLLGDVL, encoded by the coding sequence ATGTCGTCCGGGATCAGAGCGACGGTCACATTTTCGACGCCCGACATCTGTCCGATCGTCGAACACGCGACAGCGGCAGGGGCGACGGTCGATTCGGTGGTGACCAGCGTTCGTCCATCCGCCGACGCCCGGAGTGCCACGGAGTTCGCTATCGACGAGGCGGTCGAAACCGAGACCGATCTGACGCCGGTGTTCTCCCACGGATCGACCCAGCGGTACCGTCTCACCCACGAGGACGGTGTGTCCTGCCCTTGCGAGTGTCTCGGACAGTTCGGGTGTCCAGTCACCCGATACGTCGCCAGGGAGGGGCGGCTCACGGTCGTGTTCCACGCCGCCGACTACGACGAACTCCAGACCGTCGTCGCGGAACTCCGCGATCGGTTCCCGGACGTCGACATCAAGCGGTTCGTGCGAGCGCCGGCCGGCGAGTCCGACCAGGACACGGTACTCGTCGACCGGAGCAAGCTCACCGAACGACAGTTGCAGGTCCTCGAACGAGCCCACGAGATGGGGTATTTCGAGCATCCGCGGCGGGCCAACGCGACCGAGATCGCGGCGGAACTCGACATCGACCCGTCGACGCTCCGGGAACACCTCTCCGCGGCGGAGACGAAACTGCTCGGAGACGTGCTCTGA
- a CDS encoding truncated hemoglobin: protein MSETTLYERLGGRDGIRAVVDDFYDRLVADERLGPFFETADMEQLRRTQTDFLCEAAGGPETYDAPPVREAHLDVPFEPADINRAVALLMESLDAFEVPEDDAAAVVEAVAAYEDELLDGPPE, encoded by the coding sequence ATGTCCGAGACGACACTGTACGAGCGACTGGGCGGGCGAGACGGCATTCGAGCCGTCGTCGACGACTTCTACGACCGGCTTGTCGCCGACGAACGGCTCGGGCCGTTCTTCGAGACCGCGGATATGGAGCAGTTGCGCCGGACGCAGACGGATTTCCTCTGTGAGGCCGCGGGCGGACCGGAGACCTACGACGCGCCACCGGTCCGGGAGGCACACCTCGACGTCCCCTTCGAACCGGCGGACATCAACCGGGCGGTCGCCTTGCTCATGGAGAGTCTCGACGCGTTCGAGGTTCCAGAGGACGACGCGGCGGCAGTCGTCGAGGCCGTCGCCGCCTACGAGGACGAGTTACTGGACGGGCCCCCGGAGTGA